GGCATTTACATTGAGAAAAAATCACAAACAAGCCGTTTCACTAATTAGTGAAACGGCTTGTTTTTAAGCGTTCAATTCTGTTTTATGCCCTTTTACTACACTACGTTTGAGTGCAGTTGCTAATATAGTAACCATACTTACTATACCAATCCAAACGAGTACAGTAACAGGTGTATTCCAGCTTAACCCTTTTCCGAAGAAGAAGATTTCTCTTAGGCCTTCAATCATAAATTTCATTGGTAACCATGAGTAAACCCAGTCTTGATAAAACGGAGACAACATCTCAGGTGCTAATAATAATAACGGTGCCCCGAAGAATAGTAATAAAGCGAATAAACCGATTCCTTTTAGTCCAACTAATGATAGTACTGCAGATATCATTAAGAAGAAACTAAAAGAAGTAATGGATAAGAATAGAGCTGTATCCGTGAAGTTCGAAATATTTAACCCTACCATCCCATCTGCAATCCATGTAAGACCAAACCCAATTACAAGTGTCGCAATAGCTCCTGTTACGATTTGTTTTACTTTTAACAGAAAGTTTTCTTTTCTTGAGCTTACTGGCATTTTACTAATCGCAATAAAAATAATCGCTGCACTAGCTAAACTTGCAATCCATAACGGCTGGAATAATGATATTGGTGAGTTACCGTTCGCACTATTTTTGCCGACCTCATTCACATTTTTCACGTTCTTTACAATAGGTGTTACTAATTTCTCAGCTTGATCTGTTGTTACAGTAGCTCCTTTTGCTTTCAACCCTTCTAATATTTGTGTACGAACAGTATTGTTCATATTATCAACAATCGCCTGTAATATTTGCTCTGCCATAGTTGATGCAGCCGTATTCATTCCTTGATTAATATATATTTCTATCTCAGGTGAAGATGGCTGTGGTGTTCGTAACGACGCTTGTTTTGCGCTAAATTCTTTCGGGATGACTAATGCCGCGTAATACTCTTTATTGTTTAATCCCTTTTGAACGGCTTCTTTATTTTTTACTTCTACCCACTCCACTGCGGGTTCTTCCTCTGATTTCGCTGTTTTTTTCATGTTATCAACGATCGTTTGCCCCATATTCATTTTCGGTTGATTTGGAATTTCTACACCTTGATCCTCATTTACAATTGCAATTGGCAAGTTTTTCGGCTGCGGTTGAACAGTTGGAAATAGCGTTAATGAAAAAATAAAAACAACAAGTAGTGCAATAACTGGTGATAAAAATAAAAGTTTATTTTTAAACATTTTCTTTTCTCCTCCCTTAATTTGATCTATAATAACCAACAACGTGTTGTTTATTTATATTTTGAATTATATGTTCGAGTTGAACCTTATACAATAATCAAAAATCGTGAATGTGTTGGTTATAAGACACATTTTCCAAATGTGTTGAGTAAAATTAAGGAGGGATATGCTTTGCGCGATAATAATTTAGATTTGCGTGTTGTTCGTACGAAAACTGCCATACGAAATGCATTGGTGGAGCTAATTGAAGAAAAAGGTTTTGACGCCATTACAGTGAAAGATATTACAACGAAAGCAAACATTAATCGCGGTACTTTCTATGCGCACTATCAAGATAAATTTGATTTAATGACAAAATGCCAAGAAGACATTATGTACGAGTTTTCTAGCATTGCTAAACAGAAATTCCCGGAAGTTATTGCTGACCTTGGATCAAATCCTTCTCCAACAATGCCATTTATACTTATCACTTCTATTCTTGAATTTCTAAATGAAAATAGTGATTTTATGAGAGCTGTACTAAGTCCGAAAGGAGATTTATCTTTCCAAACAAAACTGAAAGACTTTATGTGGAAAACATTATTTGAAGATACGAATGGTCCTCTCATTAATAAGGAGAATTTACTTGTTCCAAGCGAATATTTAACTTCTTATATGGCATCTGCACATATAGGTGTCATCCAACAATGGTTAAATAATGGACAAAAAGAAACACCTGAGGAGATTGCTCGCTTTTTATCAACAATCGCAGTTCATGGACCTTTTTATGCTGCTGGCTTAAAGAAATAAGCCCGCTTGCTTAGTAATTTCTATTATTTTATTAATAACTTGAAATTTATGTTTCTGTAAAAAAAGCTGTTGAAAGGACTCCCCTTCAACAGCTTCTACATTATTAACGATATAAACGAACTGCACCTGCAGAATTATCATCTGCTTGTCCAACTACTTCAAATTTCAATCCAAATTTCGGTAATTTACGTCCTGCATCTGGGATTAAATCATTTATATACAATTTAGAGTCATCAAACTTCGTTACACCTGGTAATCCTTTGTAATCATATGTTCCACGTGTTGGAGATACCACTTTCCATGCTGGCGTTTGGTTAAGGGAGAACGCAGCATCTGCGATTTGGAATCGTGTACTAATTTTTAACAGTTGGTTTGCCATTTAGTGTTCCAACAATTGCCTCTGGGTGAGAGTCAACAACTCCTAAGAAACCTTCACCTGGATGTAAACCAACCCAATTATCTGTAAAGCTAGAGTCTGCATACCATACTAGCAGACCTGTATTATATGGTACACCACTGCTATATTTTAACGCTTGATCAGCACCAGCATAGTTTCTCCACTATAAATAGTAGTTATGCTTCTTCTTATCAAAACCGTCTGCTACAACAAAACCATTTAATTTAAATTTCGTTTCGCCTTCTGCATCATCAGAGAACACAACATGTCCATCTACAGTTAATGTAGCATTATCAAAAGTAAAACCAGTCGGCGCTAAACCACCATCTGTAATGTATTCGAATACTAATTTTACTTTTTGACCTTTGAATTTGCTTAAGTCATAAGACTTATCTACCCATTTACCATCTGTTGTGTCTAGACCATTTTTCACATTTTTTTCACCAATTCGATCCACTAACGTTTTCGTACCATCTTCTTTCACTGCATGTACTTCAAGGAAGTCATAATCCGTTTCAATTTCATACATTGATTTATAATCAAACCTCGCATTTGTTGCATTTGTTAAATCAAACACTGGCGTTTCTAATGTTGTATGAAGGTTATCACCTTTTGTACTATAGTAGTACTTCTTACCGAATGCAGGCTGAATACCTTTCACCTCTTTATCTGGTAAGTTAACACGAATCAGACCAGGACGATTTGATTTCGTTACACTTTGATCTAAATACGTCGCATAGCCAATACCACGATTTAATTTATTATAGTCAACCTCTACAATATTGGCCCAGTTTCCACCTATGTTCTTTTGAAAGAACTCTTTGTTTTGCGGAGAGAAACTCGGTGGCGTTGTTCCTGCAATTTTACCAGCCCAGCTACCGCCACTCATAACAGACCAGGAGTTAATTGGCTCACCTGCTCCTGTGTACTTCGTATCATACTCATCTGGAAGACCTAAATCATGACCAAATTCATGTGCGAATACACCAACCGCTCCGTCTTCTGGCTCAATTGTGTAGTCGTATGCTGCCATCTTACCGCCCCAGTTATC
This DNA window, taken from Bacillus cereus ATCC 14579, encodes the following:
- a CDS encoding YhgE/Pip domain-containing protein, producing MFKNKLLFLSPVIALLVVFIFSLTLFPTVQPQPKNLPIAIVNEDQGVEIPNQPKMNMGQTIVDNMKKTAKSEEEPAVEWVEVKNKEAVQKGLNNKEYYAALVIPKEFSAKQASLRTPQPSSPEIEIYINQGMNTAASTMAEQILQAIVDNMNNTVRTQILEGLKAKGATVTTDQAEKLVTPIVKNVKNVNEVGKNSANGNSPISLFQPLWIASLASAAIIFIAISKMPVSSRKENFLLKVKQIVTGAIATLVIGFGLTWIADGMVGLNISNFTDTALFLSITSFSFFLMISAVLSLVGLKGIGLFALLLFFGAPLLLLAPEMLSPFYQDWVYSWLPMKFMIEGLREIFFFGKGLSWNTPVTVLVWIGIVSMVTILATALKRSVVKGHKTELNA
- a CDS encoding TetR/AcrR family transcriptional regulator, with the protein product MRDNNLDLRVVRTKTAIRNALVELIEEKGFDAITVKDITTKANINRGTFYAHYQDKFDLMTKCQEDIMYEFSSIAKQKFPEVIADLGSNPSPTMPFILITSILEFLNENSDFMRAVLSPKGDLSFQTKLKDFMWKTLFEDTNGPLINKENLLVPSEYLTSYMASAHIGVIQQWLNNGQKETPEEIARFLSTIAVHGPFYAAGLKK